The following proteins are co-located in the Microbacterium sp. Clip185 genome:
- the aroA gene encoding 3-phosphoshikimate 1-carboxyvinyltransferase — MSDERYSPDLAGWAAPSALEAVRAVVQVPGSKSLTNRELVLAALADGPGILRAPLHSDDSARMLEALTALGVGIERIEGSGPFGDDLRITPQAAAAPADVVVDCGQAGTVMRFVTPLAGFARGDVTVTAHESALHRPMGEMIRTLREVGVDIDDAGTWSLPFLVRGRGHVRGGEVTIDASASSQFVSGLLLSAARFDVGLHLRHEGARLPSIPHIDMTVESLAHRGVHVERPAPGEWIVPPGPIRAKDIAIEPDLSNAAPFLAAALITGGEVTVDGWPAHSTQPGAQLPELLAAFGARSSRRHGSLTVTGGDAITGVDLDLSAVGELAPTLVGLALLSDAPSTFVGIGHLRGHETDRLAALVHNVRALGGDAQELEDGIRVTPRPLTGGLWRAFHDHRMATTGALVGLAVPGVVVDDIGTTAKTMPEFPELWARMLAGTEPSG, encoded by the coding sequence ATGAGCGACGAGCGCTATTCCCCCGATCTCGCCGGCTGGGCCGCACCGAGCGCGCTCGAGGCCGTGCGCGCGGTGGTCCAGGTGCCCGGCTCCAAGTCGCTGACCAACCGTGAACTCGTCCTGGCGGCGCTGGCCGACGGCCCCGGCATCCTGCGTGCGCCGTTGCACTCCGACGACTCGGCGCGGATGCTGGAGGCGCTCACCGCCCTCGGCGTGGGCATCGAGCGCATCGAGGGGTCGGGTCCCTTCGGCGACGACCTGAGGATCACGCCCCAAGCCGCCGCAGCACCGGCGGATGTCGTCGTGGACTGCGGCCAAGCGGGCACCGTGATGCGCTTCGTGACGCCGCTGGCAGGCTTCGCGCGGGGCGACGTGACCGTGACGGCCCACGAAAGCGCCCTGCACCGGCCGATGGGCGAGATGATCCGCACCCTCCGGGAGGTCGGTGTCGACATCGATGACGCCGGCACATGGTCCCTCCCCTTCCTCGTGCGCGGACGCGGGCATGTGCGCGGCGGCGAGGTCACGATCGATGCCAGCGCGTCGAGCCAGTTCGTCTCCGGCCTGCTGCTTTCGGCGGCGCGGTTCGACGTGGGGCTTCACCTGCGCCACGAGGGGGCGCGCCTGCCCTCGATCCCGCACATCGACATGACCGTGGAGTCCCTCGCGCACCGCGGCGTGCATGTGGAGCGCCCGGCACCGGGCGAGTGGATCGTGCCTCCCGGACCGATCCGCGCGAAGGACATCGCGATCGAGCCCGACCTCTCCAACGCAGCCCCGTTCCTCGCGGCGGCGCTGATCACCGGCGGCGAGGTGACCGTGGACGGCTGGCCCGCCCACTCCACGCAGCCGGGCGCTCAGCTGCCCGAGCTGCTGGCCGCCTTCGGCGCGCGAAGCAGCCGTCGACACGGAAGCCTGACCGTCACCGGCGGCGACGCCATCACCGGTGTCGATCTCGACCTCTCCGCCGTCGGTGAGCTCGCACCGACCCTCGTGGGGCTCGCTCTGCTGTCGGATGCACCGTCGACCTTCGTCGGCATCGGTCATCTGCGCGGGCACGAGACCGACCGGCTCGCCGCGCTCGTGCACAACGTCCGCGCCCTCGGCGGAGATGCGCAAGAGCTGGAGGACGGCATCCGCGTCACACCACGGCCTCTCACGGGCGGGCTGTGGCGTGCGTTCCACGATCACCGCATGGCCACCACCGGCGCACTCGTCGGGCTGGCCGTTCCAGGGGTCGTCGTCGACGACATCGGGACGACGGCCAAGACCATGCCCGAGTTCCCCGAGCTGTGGGCGCGGATGCTCGCGGGCACGGAGCCGTCCGGGTGA
- a CDS encoding histidine kinase, which yields MRNDLLSLVAGGLVVLEGVALAGLALWQLIALWQGDTASQATAIALIVLTLVGAALVVAFGVAAARGRSGGRSGGIVVQLLVLAVAIGAVTGTYGHPLNGLQLGVPALIVLVLLISAARRGAHSARRED from the coding sequence ATGCGCAACGACCTGCTGAGCCTGGTAGCGGGCGGTCTGGTGGTCCTCGAGGGTGTCGCGCTCGCGGGGCTCGCGCTCTGGCAGCTCATCGCGCTCTGGCAGGGAGACACCGCATCCCAGGCGACGGCCATCGCCCTGATCGTTCTGACCCTGGTGGGGGCCGCGCTCGTGGTGGCTTTCGGCGTGGCCGCCGCACGCGGCAGATCGGGCGGTCGCTCGGGCGGCATCGTGGTGCAGCTGCTGGTGCTGGCGGTTGCCATCGGCGCGGTGACCGGGACGTACGGACACCCGCTCAATGGTCTGCAGCTGGGCGTTCCGGCGCTGATCGTGCTGGTGCTGCTGATCTCGGCGGCGCGCCGGGGTGCTCACAGCGCCCGGCGCGAGGACTGA
- the rsgA gene encoding ribosome small subunit-dependent GTPase A, which produces MSWLPPDDDEDDLAYDESTFRARPNPKANRPRTKRRPAHADAHIARVLGVDRGRYQVLVDEDEPTEREIVATRARELRRTPIVTGDRARVVGDVSGTEGTLSRIVGIEDRTTLLRRSADDTDQVERVVVANADQMLVVVAAADPEPRARLVDRYLIAALDAGIRPLLVVTKTDLADPAPFLSHFDGIDIEVFTSARGEMPVERIGAALIGHSTVFVGHSGVGKSTLVNALVPGAGRATGHVNEVTGRGRHTSSSTVSLRYRGDGGSGWVIDTPGVRSFGLGHVDPANILRAFTDLATVAEDCPRGCTHLPDAPDCAIIAAVAEGKLGPSGAARLDSLQRLLTTFGGR; this is translated from the coding sequence GTGAGCTGGCTGCCCCCGGACGACGACGAGGACGACCTCGCCTACGACGAGTCCACCTTCCGCGCTCGCCCGAACCCGAAGGCCAACAGACCGCGCACGAAACGCCGACCAGCCCACGCCGACGCACACATCGCGCGCGTCTTGGGCGTGGATCGGGGACGCTACCAGGTGCTCGTCGACGAGGACGAGCCCACCGAACGAGAGATCGTCGCCACGCGTGCGCGGGAGCTGCGCCGCACCCCCATCGTCACCGGCGACCGGGCACGCGTCGTGGGGGATGTGAGTGGCACCGAGGGAACGCTCTCGCGCATCGTCGGCATCGAGGATCGCACCACCCTGCTTCGACGCAGCGCCGATGACACCGACCAGGTGGAGCGCGTCGTGGTGGCCAACGCCGACCAGATGCTCGTCGTCGTGGCCGCCGCCGACCCCGAGCCGCGTGCACGCCTGGTCGACCGGTACCTCATCGCCGCGCTCGACGCCGGGATACGACCGCTTCTCGTGGTGACCAAGACCGACCTCGCCGACCCGGCGCCGTTCCTGTCGCACTTCGACGGCATCGATATCGAGGTCTTCACCAGCGCGCGAGGCGAGATGCCGGTCGAACGCATCGGCGCAGCCCTGATCGGTCACTCCACGGTCTTCGTCGGTCACTCGGGGGTCGGTAAGTCGACGCTCGTGAACGCGCTCGTGCCGGGCGCAGGGCGTGCGACAGGTCACGTCAACGAGGTCACCGGACGCGGACGCCACACCTCGAGCTCGACGGTGTCGCTGCGCTATCGGGGCGACGGGGGCTCGGGCTGGGTGATCGACACCCCCGGCGTGCGCTCCTTCGGCCTCGGCCACGTGGATCCCGCCAACATCCTGCGCGCCTTCACCGACCTGGCCACCGTCGCCGAGGACTGTCCCCGCGGCTGCACCCATCTGCCCGATGCTCCGGACTGCGCGATCATCGCCGCGGTCGCCGAGGGCAAGCTCGGCCCGAGCGGCGCGGCACGCCTGGACTCGCTGCAGCGGTTGCTGACCACGTTCGGCGGCCGCTGA
- the bcp gene encoding thioredoxin-dependent thiol peroxidase gives MTQLQPGDIAPDFTLHDQDGTAVSLQEFRGRPVILYFYPAAMTPGCTTQACDFRDSLSSLTAAGYTVLGVSRDSSEKLRSFRERDGLTFPLLSDPDHAVHDAYGAWGEKTNYGKTVEGVLRSTFVIDADGRIEQALYNVKATGHVARLRKLLGIEG, from the coding sequence ATGACTCAGCTGCAGCCCGGCGACATCGCCCCCGACTTCACGCTCCACGATCAGGACGGCACGGCCGTCTCGTTGCAGGAGTTCCGCGGCCGCCCCGTCATCCTCTACTTCTACCCCGCCGCGATGACGCCGGGATGCACGACGCAGGCATGCGACTTCCGCGACAGCCTCTCCTCGCTGACGGCTGCCGGATACACGGTGCTCGGTGTCTCCCGCGACTCGTCGGAGAAGCTTCGGTCGTTCCGCGAGCGCGACGGCCTCACGTTCCCGCTGCTGTCCGACCCCGATCACGCCGTACACGACGCCTACGGCGCGTGGGGCGAGAAGACGAACTACGGCAAGACCGTCGAAGGCGTGCTCCGCTCGACGTTCGTGATCGACGCGGACGGCCGCATCGAGCAGGCGCTGTACAACGTGAAGGCCACCGGCCACGTGGCGCGGCTGCGCAAGCTCCTCGGCATCGAGGGCTGA
- a CDS encoding sigma-70 family RNA polymerase sigma factor, whose product MDDTSSAVDTRSQFEEQALPFMDQLYAAAMRMTRNPSDAADLVQETFVKAFSSWATFTQGTNLKAWLYRILTNTYINVYRKKQREPYQGAIDDLEDWQLGGAESTTATSTRSAEAEAIDHMPASIVKEALQSIPEDFRLAVYLADVEGFAYQEIADIMKTPIGTVMSRLHRGRRMLRDLLADYAKERGIAPSAPRSKK is encoded by the coding sequence ATGGACGACACCAGCTCTGCCGTGGACACCCGCTCTCAGTTCGAGGAGCAGGCGTTGCCGTTCATGGACCAGCTGTATGCGGCAGCGATGCGCATGACGCGCAATCCCTCCGATGCAGCCGATCTCGTGCAGGAAACCTTCGTCAAGGCGTTCTCCTCGTGGGCGACGTTCACCCAGGGCACCAACCTCAAAGCGTGGCTCTACCGCATCCTGACGAACACGTACATCAACGTGTACCGCAAGAAGCAGCGCGAGCCCTACCAGGGCGCCATCGATGATCTCGAGGACTGGCAGCTCGGCGGCGCGGAGTCGACCACCGCCACCAGCACCCGCTCCGCCGAGGCGGAGGCGATCGACCACATGCCGGCGTCGATCGTGAAAGAGGCGCTGCAATCGATCCCCGAGGACTTCCGGCTGGCGGTGTACCTCGCCGACGTCGAGGGCTTCGCCTACCAGGAGATCGCGGACATCATGAAGACCCCTATCGGCACGGTCATGAGCCGCCTGCACCGCGGCCGGCGCATGCTTCGTGACCTGCTCGCCGACTACGCGAAGGAACGGGGCATCGCCCCGTCTGCACCCAGGAGCAAGAAATGA
- a CDS encoding sensor histidine kinase, whose protein sequence is MSTLSDLVYAHGFSDPADVEWLHRLAGDGQLLADLAFADIVLWVPTEDDSFIAVAHTRPSGAATLFYRDIVGDRVRPQWRAQVREAFTTGRIVDSASPDWFEETPTRVRAVPVVRARAGADSPARILGVLTRHTNLGEARTPSRQQITFNDCADDLFGMVATGEFPDVAAPASPRRGAPRASDGLIRIDVDGLTTFASPNALSAFYRMGFEDELEGEPLVEVITQILPEKRQFDESLPVVATGRAPWRVDIEARGVTVALRAIPLRDHGNRIGAIVLCRDVTELRHRDQELITKDATIREIHHRVKNNLQTVASLLRIQARRTHSDEARDALTHATRRVSAIAVVHDTLSEGLTQNVDFDEVFSRVLKLVAEVAAAPTTRARTRKTGSFGTLPSEYATPLALALTELVTNAVEHGLAGQEGEVEIAAERSEDNLEVRVRDTGVGLPEGQVGRGLGTQIVRTLIQGELGGTIDWHTIMGRGTEVTIDIPLRYIDRGEL, encoded by the coding sequence GTGTCGACCCTCAGCGATCTCGTCTACGCGCACGGCTTCTCCGATCCCGCCGATGTGGAGTGGCTGCACCGGCTCGCCGGGGACGGACAGCTCCTCGCGGATCTCGCCTTCGCGGACATCGTGCTGTGGGTTCCCACCGAGGACGACTCCTTCATCGCCGTCGCGCATACGCGTCCCTCCGGCGCGGCGACCCTCTTCTACCGCGATATCGTGGGCGACCGTGTGCGGCCGCAGTGGCGCGCCCAGGTGCGTGAGGCCTTCACCACCGGCCGGATCGTCGACTCCGCGTCGCCGGACTGGTTCGAGGAGACTCCCACCCGCGTGCGCGCCGTCCCCGTGGTCCGCGCTCGCGCCGGGGCCGACTCGCCGGCCCGCATCCTCGGCGTGCTGACCCGCCACACGAACCTGGGTGAGGCCCGCACGCCTTCCCGTCAGCAGATCACCTTCAACGACTGCGCCGACGACCTGTTCGGGATGGTGGCGACGGGGGAGTTCCCCGACGTCGCCGCACCCGCGTCGCCACGCCGGGGCGCACCGCGCGCATCGGACGGCCTCATCCGGATCGACGTGGACGGGCTCACCACGTTCGCGAGCCCCAACGCGCTGTCGGCCTTCTACCGGATGGGATTCGAGGACGAGCTCGAGGGTGAGCCACTCGTGGAGGTCATCACGCAGATCCTCCCCGAGAAGCGGCAGTTCGACGAGTCCCTGCCCGTCGTCGCCACCGGCCGGGCTCCGTGGCGGGTGGACATCGAGGCCAGGGGCGTCACCGTGGCGCTGCGCGCCATTCCGCTGCGCGACCACGGCAACCGCATCGGCGCGATCGTGCTGTGCCGCGACGTGACGGAGCTCCGCCACCGGGATCAGGAGCTGATCACCAAGGACGCGACGATCCGCGAGATCCATCACCGGGTCAAGAACAACCTGCAGACCGTCGCCTCGCTCCTGCGGATCCAGGCTCGTCGCACACACTCGGATGAGGCGCGCGACGCGCTCACCCACGCGACGCGGCGAGTGTCCGCGATCGCCGTGGTGCATGACACCCTCTCGGAGGGACTGACCCAGAACGTCGACTTCGACGAGGTGTTCTCACGCGTCCTGAAGCTCGTCGCCGAGGTGGCCGCCGCACCGACGACGCGTGCTCGCACGCGCAAGACCGGCTCGTTCGGGACGCTGCCCAGCGAATACGCGACTCCGCTGGCGCTCGCTCTGACCGAACTCGTCACCAACGCCGTCGAGCACGGGCTCGCGGGTCAAGAGGGCGAGGTCGAGATCGCCGCCGAGCGCTCCGAGGACAACCTGGAGGTGCGCGTCCGTGACACCGGGGTGGGCCTGCCCGAAGGCCAGGTGGGCCGGGGCCTGGGGACACAGATCGTGCGCACCCTGATTCAGGGGGAGCTGGGCGGAACGATCGACTGGCACACGATCATGGGCCGGGGCACCGAGGTCACGATCGACATCCCGCTTCGCTACATCGACCGCGGCGAGCTCTGA
- a CDS encoding zf-HC2 domain-containing protein produces MTDCGCEKARRDLEEYLRNEMCHVEHSDIREHLETCAECRDEALVATTLTEVVARACKETAPDQLRDQVLQRLRAAQATHH; encoded by the coding sequence ATGACCGACTGTGGCTGCGAGAAGGCCCGACGCGATCTCGAGGAGTATCTGCGCAACGAGATGTGCCACGTCGAGCACAGCGATATCCGCGAGCACCTCGAGACGTGCGCGGAGTGTCGCGACGAGGCGCTCGTGGCGACGACGCTCACCGAGGTCGTGGCCAGGGCGTGCAAGGAGACGGCACCCGATCAGCTCCGCGATCAGGTGCTGCAGCGGCTTCGCGCGGCACAGGCGACTCATCACTGA
- a CDS encoding WhiB family transcriptional regulator, with the protein MDWRDKSACLTVDPELFFPVGNTGPAVDQIEKAKSVCARCTVTEICLQYALETGQDSGVWGGLSEDERRALKRRAARARRAS; encoded by the coding sequence ATGGATTGGCGCGACAAATCAGCCTGCCTGACCGTAGACCCGGAGCTGTTCTTCCCGGTCGGCAACACCGGTCCGGCGGTCGACCAGATCGAAAAGGCCAAGTCCGTGTGCGCACGCTGCACCGTCACCGAGATCTGCCTGCAGTACGCCCTCGAGACCGGCCAGGACTCGGGCGTGTGGGGCGGCCTCTCCGAGGATGAGCGTCGTGCCCTCAAGCGCCGCGCCGCGCGCGCCCGTCGCGCCTCCTGA